From a single Phragmites australis chromosome 7, lpPhrAust1.1, whole genome shotgun sequence genomic region:
- the LOC133924385 gene encoding uncharacterized protein LOC133924385, which translates to MYLAKELASASPGESAMKRGFSGRELGARNKEEAAQAMGVTTTSAGARPRTVELRAAAKHGDAANEMYDMLRRDYAWKARRRRPINNGAEPLQEKGP; encoded by the coding sequence CTGGCCTCGGCGTCGCCCGGTGAATCAGCTATGAAGAGGGGATTCTCAGGGCGCGAGCTCGGTGCGCGGAACAAGGAGGAAGCTGCACAGGCCATGGGAGTGACGACGACTTCAGCGGGCGCACGGCCACGGACGGTGGAACTGCGCGCGGCGGCGAAGCACGGGGACGCGGCCAACGAGATGTACGACATGCTCAGGAGGGACTACGCGTGGAAGGCCAGACGCCGCCGGCCGATCAACAACGGCGCCGAGCCGTTGCAGGAGAAGGGACCCTAG
- the LOC133924384 gene encoding uncharacterized protein LOC133924384 isoform X1 has protein sequence MKIDKMVEQTNQSENSFMKSERQNGGKTGQTCIEDVSYDKDVVEIKLPDTDISSDYGGHFFKDVCIDEGVLADQKTSTENLVDQKVSPNFDSSMGDTNGDLSEEIRAASTKSAHELKSQIVILPVMCATEGNTGEQFSSCEVHDLEDNNTAAVDLNDEKLSPKQLLCHEGAKGCQQVVTVISESSEDQEPFLNGETTHQGSSNDRHETGIDIASESSNIIHIDLSVESNVDDFSTVMPEEVVVSAALDKGGSNQVNHYNPFIAYGSLDDTWEPKYSLPTIVDATSIAPVCPVEKTDSFSDLVNRAVGGFDSFEIDEAIIEENMPDSVEASASMLDVQASEESNDQRESPTKEMRTDVAHGKGTTTSLSSNNPEPSDVKSVNHPKCEIDCAQDVHDFNPRDVEVDTKGSKDDTCSKSSTLVQTECVVQQNGTDSPKVTAQTCLRNPFESSFSGPSITSGPLTPSGHIPYSGNISLRSESSTTSTRSFAFPVIQNEWNSSPVKMAKADRRRLRHDRGWGYRILCCKF, from the exons ATGAAGATAG ATAAAATGGTTGAGCAAACCAATCAAtctgaaaatagttttatgAAGAGTGAGCGTCAGAATGGAGGTAAAACTGGACAGACATGCATTGAGGATGTCTCATATGACAAGGATGTAGTAGAGATCAAACTGCCGGACACTGATATTTCTTCTGATTACGGTGGCCATTTTTTCAAGGATGTCTGCATTGATGAAGGAGTTCTTGCTGATCAGAAGACTTCAACAGAAAATCTAGTAGATCAAAAGGTGTCCCCAAACTTTGATTCTTCAATGGGAGATACAAACGGTGACCTTAGCGAAGAGATAAGAGCTGCGTCTACAAAATCTGCACATGAACTAAAATCACAAATAGTTATTCTTCCTGTCATGTGTGCTACTGAGGGTAATACTGGGGAACAATTTTCTTCATGCGAAGTGCATGATCTTGAAGATAACAATACTGCAGCTGTCGATTTAAATGATGAGAAATTAAGTCCCAAACAACTACTATGTCATGAAGGTGCAAAAGGTTGTCAGCAGGTTGTCACGGTCATTTCTGAGAGCAGTGAAGATCAGGAGCCATTTCTTAATGGAGAAACAACTCATCAG GGTTCATCGAATGACCGTCATGAAACTGGAATTGATATTGCATCCGAGAGCAGTAACATCATTCACATTGATTTATCAGTTGAATCAAATGTTGATGACTTCTCAACGGTGATGCCTGAAGAAGTTGTAGTCAGTGCAGCATTAGATAAGGGAGGATCCAACCAAGTTAATCACTATAACCCTTTTATTGCCTATGGATCATTAGACGATACATGGGAACCTAAATACTCTCTCCCTACAATTGTGGATGCCACTTCTATAGCACCCGTCTGTCCTGTTGAAAAGACAGATAGTTTTAGTGATCTTGTCAACCGTGCAGTCGGAGGATTTGATTCTTTTGAAATAGATGAAGCCATAATTGAAGAGAATATGCCAGATTCTGTAGAAGCAAGTGCAAGTATGTTGGATGTCCAAGCATCTGAAGAGAGTAATGATCAGAGAGAAAGTCCCACTAAAGAGATGAGAACTGATGTGGCACATGGAAAGGGTACGACCACATCACTGTCATCTAACAATCCAGAACCTAGTGATGTCAAAAGTGTGAACCATCCAAAATGTGAGATCGATTGTGCCCAAGATGTACATGATTTTAACCCAAGAGATGTGGAGGTTGACACAAAAGGAAGCAAGGATGACACTTGCAGTAAGAGTTCTACTCTTGTGCAAACAGAATGTGTGGTTCAACAAAATGGAACTGATAGCCCAAAAGTGACAGCACAAACTTGTCTTCGCAATCCTTTTGAATCAAGCTTCTCTGGGCCTAGTATTACATCAGGTCCACTAACGCCCTCTGGTCACATACCTTATTCTGGCAACATTTCTCTTCGATCAGAAAGTAGCACAACAAGTACTCGGTCCTTTGCATTTCCAGT AATACAGAATGAGTGGAATAGCAGCCCGGTGAAGATGGCGAAAGCCGACCGCAGACGTTTGAGGCATGACCGAGGCTGGGGTTACAGAATCCTTTGCTGTAAATTCTGA
- the LOC133924384 gene encoding uncharacterized protein LOC133924384 isoform X2: MVEQTNQSENSFMKSERQNGGKTGQTCIEDVSYDKDVVEIKLPDTDISSDYGGHFFKDVCIDEGVLADQKTSTENLVDQKVSPNFDSSMGDTNGDLSEEIRAASTKSAHELKSQIVILPVMCATEGNTGEQFSSCEVHDLEDNNTAAVDLNDEKLSPKQLLCHEGAKGCQQVVTVISESSEDQEPFLNGETTHQGSSNDRHETGIDIASESSNIIHIDLSVESNVDDFSTVMPEEVVVSAALDKGGSNQVNHYNPFIAYGSLDDTWEPKYSLPTIVDATSIAPVCPVEKTDSFSDLVNRAVGGFDSFEIDEAIIEENMPDSVEASASMLDVQASEESNDQRESPTKEMRTDVAHGKGTTTSLSSNNPEPSDVKSVNHPKCEIDCAQDVHDFNPRDVEVDTKGSKDDTCSKSSTLVQTECVVQQNGTDSPKVTAQTCLRNPFESSFSGPSITSGPLTPSGHIPYSGNISLRSESSTTSTRSFAFPVIQNEWNSSPVKMAKADRRRLRHDRGWGYRILCCKF; the protein is encoded by the exons ATGGTTGAGCAAACCAATCAAtctgaaaatagttttatgAAGAGTGAGCGTCAGAATGGAGGTAAAACTGGACAGACATGCATTGAGGATGTCTCATATGACAAGGATGTAGTAGAGATCAAACTGCCGGACACTGATATTTCTTCTGATTACGGTGGCCATTTTTTCAAGGATGTCTGCATTGATGAAGGAGTTCTTGCTGATCAGAAGACTTCAACAGAAAATCTAGTAGATCAAAAGGTGTCCCCAAACTTTGATTCTTCAATGGGAGATACAAACGGTGACCTTAGCGAAGAGATAAGAGCTGCGTCTACAAAATCTGCACATGAACTAAAATCACAAATAGTTATTCTTCCTGTCATGTGTGCTACTGAGGGTAATACTGGGGAACAATTTTCTTCATGCGAAGTGCATGATCTTGAAGATAACAATACTGCAGCTGTCGATTTAAATGATGAGAAATTAAGTCCCAAACAACTACTATGTCATGAAGGTGCAAAAGGTTGTCAGCAGGTTGTCACGGTCATTTCTGAGAGCAGTGAAGATCAGGAGCCATTTCTTAATGGAGAAACAACTCATCAG GGTTCATCGAATGACCGTCATGAAACTGGAATTGATATTGCATCCGAGAGCAGTAACATCATTCACATTGATTTATCAGTTGAATCAAATGTTGATGACTTCTCAACGGTGATGCCTGAAGAAGTTGTAGTCAGTGCAGCATTAGATAAGGGAGGATCCAACCAAGTTAATCACTATAACCCTTTTATTGCCTATGGATCATTAGACGATACATGGGAACCTAAATACTCTCTCCCTACAATTGTGGATGCCACTTCTATAGCACCCGTCTGTCCTGTTGAAAAGACAGATAGTTTTAGTGATCTTGTCAACCGTGCAGTCGGAGGATTTGATTCTTTTGAAATAGATGAAGCCATAATTGAAGAGAATATGCCAGATTCTGTAGAAGCAAGTGCAAGTATGTTGGATGTCCAAGCATCTGAAGAGAGTAATGATCAGAGAGAAAGTCCCACTAAAGAGATGAGAACTGATGTGGCACATGGAAAGGGTACGACCACATCACTGTCATCTAACAATCCAGAACCTAGTGATGTCAAAAGTGTGAACCATCCAAAATGTGAGATCGATTGTGCCCAAGATGTACATGATTTTAACCCAAGAGATGTGGAGGTTGACACAAAAGGAAGCAAGGATGACACTTGCAGTAAGAGTTCTACTCTTGTGCAAACAGAATGTGTGGTTCAACAAAATGGAACTGATAGCCCAAAAGTGACAGCACAAACTTGTCTTCGCAATCCTTTTGAATCAAGCTTCTCTGGGCCTAGTATTACATCAGGTCCACTAACGCCCTCTGGTCACATACCTTATTCTGGCAACATTTCTCTTCGATCAGAAAGTAGCACAACAAGTACTCGGTCCTTTGCATTTCCAGT AATACAGAATGAGTGGAATAGCAGCCCGGTGAAGATGGCGAAAGCCGACCGCAGACGTTTGAGGCATGACCGAGGCTGGGGTTACAGAATCCTTTGCTGTAAATTCTGA